GCGCCGAGCTCGGCCACGATGACCGGAAACTTCTGCACCGTGCTGACGATGATCCGCTTGCCGCTCGCGATGAAGCGCCGCAGGTCCCCGCCGTGCCGCGCGTGTCCGAGGATCGACGACACCTGAGTGAATTGCCGGAGCGTATCCCGGATCTGCCGGTCCAAGAGGGTCCGGTCCGTCACCACCACCACCGAATCGAACAGCGGCGCGCCCTCGACCTCCAACTCGCTGAGCTGGTGGGCCGCCCAGGCGATGGAGTTGGACTTGCCGCTGCCGCGCGAGTGCTGGACCAGATAGCGATGCCCCACCCCCCGGGTGCGCACATCCGCGAGCAGTGCGCGGACCACGGTAAGCTGTTGATAGCGTGGGAATATCTGCTTGCGGTGCCACTTGCCCGTCCGTTCGTCCTCCTCCTCCACGATCTGGGCATAGTGTTCCAGGATGTCGGTCAGGCTGGCCCGGGTCAGCACGTTCCGCCACAGATAGTCGGTCTTGATCCCCAGGGGATTGGGCGGGTTGCCCGCACCGTCCTGCCAACCCTTGTTGAAGGGCAGGAACCAGGAGTCCTTGCCCTTCAGTTCGGTGCAGAATTGCACGTCTTGGTCGTCCACCGCCAGGTGCACCAGGCAGCGGCCGAACTGGAACAGCCGCTCCGCCGGGTCCCGCCGGGTCTGGTATTGCTCGACCGCGTCCGCCGTGTTCTGTTTGGTGAGGCTGTTCTTCAACTCGAAGGTCACCAACGGCAGGCCGTTGATGAAGAGCACCAGATCCAGGGCCAGACGGATGGCATTGGTGCTGTAGCGCAGTTGCCGGGTGACGGTGAAGCGGTTGGCCGCGAACCGGGCGACCGCCTGCGTGTTGTCCGGCGATGGCGTCACGAAGTAAAGCTCCACCTTCTGGGATTTGTGATGGATGCCCCGGCGCAGGATATCCACGACGCCACGCTTGGCGATCTCCCCGGTGAGCCACGCAAGAAATTGGACCCGCTCCGGACCCGGGGCGGCGATACCCAGTTGCGCGAGCACCTTGGGTTGGGTCTCGGACAGGAAGGCCAGCAGTTGCCTGAGGTCGAGTGCGTGCTCGCGGTCGAAGTCAGCGGCATCGCCCAGCAGGTAGCCGCCTCCGCCGTAGGTGCCGCGGACATCCTGGGCGTCCCGGGAACTGGGTTGCTGCCCGGTCAGGAACTCGACGATGAGCGACTCGAGACCTCGTTCAGTGGTGTCCGTCGCCATGGTGCCCCCTCCGGTCTACCCGTGATTATGTACACATCAAATGCCGATCGGCCTGGCGTTCAGGCATAACAGCTTATGTCAGTTGATTTTTTCCCCGACGGAAAATCAGTTTTCGGCGGCCCGGGAGCGTTGCGTCAAATACCCGTCAAATGTGGATGCGCTGCCCCTGCCGCGTCGAAACGGGGCGCCAGCCACTGATAATACTCGGTTGCTCGTTCCCAAACTCTGAGGCTGGTCAAGTAGTCCCGGATCTGAAAACCCTGGGTTGGACCGACTGGCTGACAGCACACAAGCGTGTCTACAATAGGGTACCTAAATTTACCCCGGAGTAGGCCATGGACTTTGTAACCGTACGCGAGTTGCGGTCCGCGTCCGCCAAGGTGTGGGAACGGCTCGAGGCGGGCCAGGACCTGATCGTGACCCGTAACGGCCGGCCCTTTGCCCTCTTGGTGCATACGGCACCCGCGGAAATCGACGCAAAGCTCGCGGCTTTGCGGCCAGTCGGTCAGGCTGATGGGGCACGCTGCCGCGGCAGTTTTTCGCTGGCACTGCTGGCCCCGGACCTGGAGTGTGACGATGCGCTGTTCGCTCGCGACTGACCATGCGGATCGTTCTGGACACCTCGGTCTTGGTCGCTGCGGCGCGCTCGCGGCAGGGTGCGAGCTATGCCCTCGTGTCGTCCATTCCCAGTCCGCGTTTCGAGATTTGCCTGTCGGTGAGCCTTTACCTGGAATGGCAAGCCGTGCTGACGCGACCGCAACACCTGCCTCCCGGAATGACATCAGGTGACGCCATGGGACTGCTCCGTTATCTGGCCGCTCAAGCCCACCTGCAGGACATTCATTTCCTCTGGCGGCCCTGTTTGCGTGACCCGGACGACGACATGGTTCTCGAACTCGCCGTCGCGGCCCGTTGTCCCTATATTGTCACCCATAACATCGCTGACTTTCGCAACGCTGCCAACTTCGGGGTTGCGCCAATCAGGCCCGGCGATTTCCTCCACCTGCTAAGGAGCGCATCATGACCTCCCTCACGATCAGCATCCCTGACTCCTTGCACAAGAGCATACAAGCAATGGCCCTCAAGGAGGGGATTTCAGTCAATCAATTCATTGCCAGCGCGGCCGGTGAGAAAATGGCATCGCTGTTGACGCTCGATTATCTGCGTCAAGAGGCGGCAGTCGGCCGGCGCGATGACTTCGAGCGTTTTCTTGCGGCGGTTCCGGACCGAGCAGCGGACCCTGGTGATGAACTCGGAACGGCATTGCCCAAGAGTGTTGGGGCCACGCCCGACTAGGCCCTGATCATCGTTTCGGCCGCCCCGGGCCGGAGTCCAAGGCTTCAGCCTTGGATGTATAGAACCAAGGCTGAAGCCTTGGACTCCAGAAGGTGGCCGCGCCGGAACGATGATCAAAGCCTCCGAGTAGCCGCTCCGCCGGTATGAAGGGCGGTTTCACGGTCTGCTCCCGGACGATGGGTCTTGCGTCCCGACCCCAACGGGGTCACACATACCAGCCCAGGGCCGCGCCCTGGGTATAGGCGTAACGGCGGCTAGCCCTGAAAGGGCGTGACATCAGGACATCCGCCGTTATGTCACGCCCTTTCAGGGCTAGGCCGATTAAAAAGCGCGGTCCCAGGGTGTTGCGCATTAAGCTGGTATGTCACGCCCCTTCGGGGCTTGGGCGGGTCACACCAAGAAAGCTTGGCACCTTCGCGTGACAACTGCGCTTTCTAGGCTAATCGTGCAAGAAAAACTCATTTCACGCAAAGACGCAAAGACGCAAAGATATCCAATGCTATATGTCTGACGAACGGCCTACCTGCCGGGTTGCGGGATCATCGCTTTCAACGTTCTTTCTTCTTTGCGTTCTTTGCGTTCTTGGCGTCTTTGCGTGACCAATAGCCGGATTCAGGTCAATCCTGGCCGTCATCGTCCAGGGACTCGGCGGCCTCCAGCAGATCGGCGTCGTCGGCATCGTCCAGCCCCGCCTCCGGGTCCTCGGCATCCGCGTCCGGCAGGGGCGGGAGCGAGACGCCGCGCACGTCGAGTTGACCGGTGACCACGTCCGCGACCAGGCGGGTGCGGTATTCGCGCAGGAGGGAGATTTCCCTGTCGGCACGGGCCTTTGCTTCGTCGAGTGGCGCAACTGCATCGGTAATGGCGGAAACGATCGCCAACTGTTCGTCACGCGGGGGAAGGGCAAGGACATAGTTCTTGATGGTCGAGACGTTCACATGAGGCGCCGTGGCACCGATCATGTCCGCTGCCGCTTGAGAATAGACCTCCGGACAGTTGAGTAGCCACATGACATAGCCGCTCGAATGCTCCGGTACGATGCGAAAGACCATCATTCGTTGCGATATACAAAGCTCCACGTCTTCGGGAACCAGCGCGGCAATACCGTAGCGTTCACCTTCGCGACTATACAGGATATCGCCGGCTCTCGGCACCAGCCGGGCTGTCCAAAGTCGATATTGGGCTTCCGAGATGCGCCGCGCTGATGCCATTCTTACGCGCCCCGGCTCGATATCCGCCGTGCGAATCGCGGCATAGGGCGCGCCGTCCACATACACAGGGGTTGCATGAAGGCAGTCAACGATATCCGAAGCCACGAACTTGAGCCGCGATAACTGCCAATGCCTTGGCACCTCCCCAAGCCAATGGAATCCCGATGGCTTGAGACGGACGCCTGGGTCGAGACCGCGGGTCACGGTGCGGTGGATGATGGCCTGTTTCTGCTCTTCCATCAGCCCAATAAGCCGCCGCTTGCTGCGAATAGCACGATTGATCCTGCGGTCGAAATCAGTTAGGAACGCGCCGATTTGCCGCTGCTCGGCGACCGGCGGGATAAGCGCCGGTATACGCTTCATTCCTGAAATGGAAAGATCCCATTGACCTATTCTAACGCCATCTGAAGCGCGCCCAAAGAAAGACACATAGGGCCTACTTCGCAGTAGCCGACTGGAAAAATCTCGCTCCTGTATGTCGAGTGTAAAAACAAAATACGCGGGACTAACGATACCGTGCCATTGGGAAATTCCCATCGACCCCTGCCACGCTTTCATCTTGTTTATTACCAGATCACCGGGTTGGACAACTTTGTAACTGGAAAGGTCTTCGGGAATGAAGTTGTGGTTTTCATGCTCGCGCAATTGTGAGCGAAGCACGACGCCTTTTTCACGCAAGACAGACAGCAACGGTAACCCTGGCTGATTGCGTTCTGCCCGTACTCTCGTAATAGAGCCAAGGCTTCGGACATCCCAATGAGCAGGAACCCGGCCAAGCCGGACTACACTAGCGTATCGGGGATAGCGCCCCAGCCGAGCCCTCATTGCTGAGACTCCCAGTCATCCTCATCCACCAGGATTTCGTCGAGCAACCCCACCGTCCGCCGCTCCTCCGCCTCAATATCCGCCCGAATCTCAGCCAGCGTCCGCAACGCCTTCGGCCGATAAAAATACCGGGTAAAACTGATCTCATAGCCGATCCGCGTCGCGGGCCCGTCCAGCCAGGCGTCCGGGCAGTGGGGCAGGACCTCGCGCTGGAAGAAGGTCTTGATGCTGCACTCGGCCCAGTCGCCCGGGGCAGTCTCTTCGAGAAAAGGCACCTGCTCGGTGTCGCGCAGGTCCGGGTCCGGCTCGTATTCGACGATCGCCGGCCGGGCGGCGCCGGGTGCGCCGGTCTCGACCACGTAGAGCCCGTGCAGCGGATCGGCGACCGCCCGACCCGGCTTGTAGATGGTCTTGATGACCGGCGGGGCCTCCTCGTCGCGCCAGCTCAGGGCGGCGATGAGGCGCTTCTTGTCGGCGGCGCCGAGCTTGATGCCCAGCCGGGCGATGGCAGTGTCCAAGCGGTCCCGAAAGAGGTTGTGGTCCGGGTACAGGTCGTCGCCCATGGCCTCGTGGAGCTTGCGCACGGTCCGCAGCAGTTCCCGGTCCCGCGCCCAGGTCTTGGGATCCAGAAGCCGCTTGCGGCGTGGCTCGGGGACGGCGGGCCGGCGGTTGGTGCCGGGCGACTCGGCGTCCTCGTCGGCGTCGGCGCCGTCCGCGGTCTCACCGATCAGCGCGGCTTCCACCTGATCCCGAACCTTCGGCCAGTCGTCGTAGAGGTCGGCACCGAAGCGGGCGTAAAGGGTCCGGCGCCACTCCTCGTCGCCGCCGGCATAGCGCAGGGCCTCGACCGCGGCGCGGGTGAAACGGCTGCGCAGGCGTAGCGGGCGCTCGACCCGGACCTTCCAGTAGCCGAAGGCGCGGTTTGGGAAGACCTTGCTCTCGGCGGCGTTGGTGAAGGCTTGGTAGGTTTCGATGACGCGGGCGATGTCCTGCGGCCCCAGTTCGCACCCCTTCTTGCCCAGGTTCTTGCGCAGCGGGCGGTACCAGCCGGTGGCGTCGATGAGTTGGACCCGGCCGCGGCGGTGCTCGGCCTTGCGGTTGGACAGGACCCAGATGTAGGTGGCGATGCCGGTGTTGTAGAAGAGGCTCAGCGGCAGGGCGACGATGGCCTCCAGCCAGTCGTTCTCGATCGCCCAGCGGCGGATGTTGCTCTCGCCGGAGCCGGCGTCGCCGGTGAAGAGGCTGGAGCCGTTGTGGACCTCGGCGATGCGGCTGCCGAGCGGGGTGTCGTCGACCATCTTGGCGAGCTTGTTGGCGAGGAACATCAACTGGCCGTCGCTGGAGCGGGTGACCAGGCTGTAGTCGGGCTCGCCCGCGTGTTCGATGATGAAGCGCGGGTCCTGCAACTCGGCCTTGCCGCCGAGCCGCTCCAGGTCGGTCTTCCAGCTCTTACCATAGGGCGGGTTGGCGAGCATGAAGTCGAAGCGCTTGCCGCGGAAGGCGTCGCTGGACAAGGTGGAGCCCAAGACGATCTGGTCGGCCTGCTCGCCCTCGCCCTTGAGCAGCAGGTCGGCGGTGGTGATGGCGTAGGTCTCGGGGTTGACCTCCTGGCCGTAGAGCCGGATCGAGACCTGCTTGCCCTGGGCGCGGGCGAGCCCCAGCAGCCGGTCTTCCGCGACGGTCAACATGCCGCCGGTGCCGCAGGCATCGTCCAGGACCAGGTAGGTGCTGGACTCGATCCGGTCGGCGATCGGCGCGAAGATCAACTCGGACATCAGGCCGACCACGTCGCGCGGGGTGAAGTGCTCGCCGGCCTCCTCGTTGTTCTCCTCGTTGAAGCGGCGCAGCAGTTCCTCGAACACCGTGCTCATGCCGTGGTTGTCGAGCGCGGGGAGGCGTTCACGCCCGTCGGCGTCCAGCACCGGGCTGGAACTCAGGTTGATGTCCGGGTCCAGGAATTTATCGATCAGGGCGCCCAGGATGCCGGCCTCGACCAGGGTGGGGATCTGGTTGCGGAATTTGAAATATTTTAGTATTTGCTGGACGTTGGGCGAGAAACCGTCCAGATAGCGCTCGAAATCCGCCTTGAGTCGCTGCGGACTGTCGCGTCGCGGGATGTCGTCGAGGCGGAAGGGGGAGGCGTTATAGAAGGCCTGGCCCGCGACCTCCCTGAGTTTGGCCGACTGATTGGCGACGCCGGCCTCGTCCAGTTGCCGATGCATCGCGAGCACCGCCGCCTTGGTCGGGCCGAGCACGACGTCGAGCCGCCGGATGACGACCATCGGCAGGATGCAGTCGCGGTACTTGCCGCGCTGGTAGACATCGCGCAGGACGTCGTCGGCGATGCCCCAGATGAAGCTGACGAGTCGATTGTGTTGGGCGTGGTCCATGAACCGAGGTTTCCTGCGATGGCATAGGGAGTATTCGGCGTATCGGCGGCGGCGAGTCTCTCGCGGATGGCGTCGCGCACGAACTCGGACAGGGGCACGCCGCGGTTCAGGACTTGTCGGCGCAGGGCCGCCTCGGTTGCGGGGTCCAGGCGAACGGAGATGGTCACACCAGGAGACTCGTGTTATAGGATCGTTCTACAGTTTACCGTGAATGTCCGGCCGGAACCCTGTGGGAGCGGCTTGCAGCCGCGATGCGGGGCCGCGGTAAGCCGCGACGCCCCGGCAGTCTGCGACGCCCCGTCGCGGCTGAAGCCGCTCCCACAGCGTCGCTGCGCGACTTTCACGGTAAAGCCTCGACCTCCAGTCGCCGGAACGGCGATCAAGGTCGGCGGGGGCGTCCCGCCCCCGCCGGCGAAGGTTTCGGGGCGGGACGCCCCGACTCCCGTCACTTGGGATTATAGATCTGGTCAAACAGCCCGCCATCGGCAAAGTGCTTCTTCTGCGCCGCGGCCCAGCCGCCCAGGTCGCCGATGTTCACGAGCTTGATCTGGGGGAAGCGGTCCTTGAACTGGGCGGCGACGGCCGGATCGGTCGGGCGGTAGAAGTTCTCGGCGGCGACTAGCTGGCCCTCGGGGGTGTAGAGAAACTCCAGATAGGCGGTCGCGGCCTTGCGGGTGCCCTTGCGGTCGACGTTCTTGTCGACCACGGCGACCGGGGGCTCGGCGAGGATGGAGAGGGAGGGCGCAACGATCTCGAACTTGTCGGCGTCGAACTCTTTCAGGGCCAGGAAGGCCTCGTTCTCCCAGGACAGCAGCACGTCACCCAGACCGCGCTGGACGAAGGTGGTGGTGGAGCCGCGGGCGCCGGAGTCGAGGACCGGCACGTTCTGGTAGAGGCTCACGATGTAGTCCTTGACCTTGGCCTCGTCACCACCGAAGTGCTTTTCCGCCCAGGCCCAGGCCGCCAGGTAGTTCCAGCGCGCCCCGCCGGAGGTCTTGGGGTTGGGGGTGATGACGCTCACCCCGGCCTTGGTCAGGTCGCCCCAGTCCTTGATTCCTTTGGGATTGCCCTTGCGCACCAGGAAGACGATGGTGGAGGTGTAGGGTGAGCTGTTGTGGGGCAGGCGCCGCTGCCAGTCCTTGTCCAGCAGGCCCTTCCCGGCGATGGCGTCGATGTCGTAGGCCAGGGCCAGGGTCACGACGTCCGCGTCCAGCCCGTCGATGACTGCCCGCGCCTGCTTGCCGGAGCCGCCATGGGATTGCCGGATGGTCAGTGCCTCGCCCGCCTTGGCCTGCCACGCCTCGATGAAGGCCGGGTTGACGGCCTGGTAGAGTTCCCGGGTCGGGTCGTAGGAGACGTTCAGCAGCGTGGCCCCGGCCGCCGCGCCGCACAGGGGGGCGAGCCCCAGGACGGTGCCGAGGATCAGGGACCGCAGTTGGATGGGGCCGATCATGTGGATAGTGCTCCGGGGTTGATGGACCTGCATTGGAAGGCGCCGCGACGCGGAGCTGAACCAACAAATGATGCGAACTTTAGCGGATTTCTGCGGTTCCAGTTGGTTTCGCGCTTCGCTAAGCTAGGCTTAGACTGACCGCCCCTCATCCAGCCCGAGGCCCTCTGCATGATTCCCTCAAGACCCCTGTCGGTGCTGCACCGATGAGCGCCGCCGTCAGCTTTTTCAACCCGACCGGCCAGACCCGGGTCCTGCCGGGCTTCGGCCTGTCGCTGGGTTACACCCTGATCTATCTGTCCCTGATGGTCCTGCTGCCGCTGGCGGCGGTCTTCATCCAGACCGCCTCGCTCACCTGGGCCGAGTTCTGGGCCATCGTCACGGCCCCGCGGGTGGTGGCCACTTACAAACTCTCGTTCGGCGCGGCGCTGCTGGCCGCGGGGATCAATGTCGTCTTCGGGCTGATGCTGGCCTGGTCGCTCGTGCGCTACAGCTTCCCCGGCAAGAAACTGGTGGATGCCCTGATCGATTTGCCCTTTGCGCTGCCCACCGCCGTGGCGGGGATCTCGCTCAGCGCGCTCTGGGCCGGCAACGGCTGGCTCGGCGGGCTCGTCGCACCCTTCGGGATCAAGGTCGCCTTCACGCCGCTCGGGGTGCTGGTGGCCCTGATCTTCATCGGGGTGCCCTTCGTGGTGCGCACGGTGCAGCCCGTGCTGGAGGACCTGGAGACCGAACTGGAGGAGGCGGCGGCGAGCCTGGGGGCACAGCGGCGCCAGACCTTTACCCGGGTGCTGCTGCCGGTGTTGACACCGGCGCTGCTGACCGGCTTCGCGCTCGCCTTCGCCCGCGGCGTGGGCGAGTACGGGTCGGTGATCTTCATCGCCGGCAACATCCCGATGGTCTCGGAGATCACGCCGCTGATCATCATCACCAAGCTGGAGCAGTACGACACCTCGGGGGCCACCGCGGTCGCCGTGGTGATGCTGCTGTTTTCCTTCATGATGCTGCTGGCCATCAATCTGTTGCAGGCCTGGAGCGGCAAGCGCACCGGGAGGAACCGCTGATGGCCGTCGCCGCGACCCTGCACGGCGCCAGTGCGGTCGGGATCGGCGCCCAC
The DNA window shown above is from Candidatus Thiodictyon syntrophicum and carries:
- a CDS encoding putative toxin-antitoxin system toxin component, PIN family, translated to MRIVLDTSVLVAAARSRQGASYALVSSIPSPRFEICLSVSLYLEWQAVLTRPQHLPPGMTSGDAMGLLRYLAAQAHLQDIHFLWRPCLRDPDDDMVLELAVAARCPYIVTHNIADFRNAANFGVAPIRPGDFLHLLRSAS
- a CDS encoding toxin-antitoxin system HicB family antitoxin; this translates as MTSLTISIPDSLHKSIQAMALKEGISVNQFIASAAGEKMASLLTLDYLRQEAAVGRRDDFERFLAAVPDRAADPGDELGTALPKSVGATPD
- a CDS encoding type I restriction-modification system subunit M: MDHAQHNRLVSFIWGIADDVLRDVYQRGKYRDCILPMVVIRRLDVVLGPTKAAVLAMHRQLDEAGVANQSAKLREVAGQAFYNASPFRLDDIPRRDSPQRLKADFERYLDGFSPNVQQILKYFKFRNQIPTLVEAGILGALIDKFLDPDINLSSSPVLDADGRERLPALDNHGMSTVFEELLRRFNEENNEEAGEHFTPRDVVGLMSELIFAPIADRIESSTYLVLDDACGTGGMLTVAEDRLLGLARAQGKQVSIRLYGQEVNPETYAITTADLLLKGEGEQADQIVLGSTLSSDAFRGKRFDFMLANPPYGKSWKTDLERLGGKAELQDPRFIIEHAGEPDYSLVTRSSDGQLMFLANKLAKMVDDTPLGSRIAEVHNGSSLFTGDAGSGESNIRRWAIENDWLEAIVALPLSLFYNTGIATYIWVLSNRKAEHRRGRVQLIDATGWYRPLRKNLGKKGCELGPQDIARVIETYQAFTNAAESKVFPNRAFGYWKVRVERPLRLRSRFTRAAVEALRYAGGDEEWRRTLYARFGADLYDDWPKVRDQVEAALIGETADGADADEDAESPGTNRRPAVPEPRRKRLLDPKTWARDRELLRTVRKLHEAMGDDLYPDHNLFRDRLDTAIARLGIKLGAADKKRLIAALSWRDEEAPPVIKTIYKPGRAVADPLHGLYVVETGAPGAARPAIVEYEPDPDLRDTEQVPFLEETAPGDWAECSIKTFFQREVLPHCPDAWLDGPATRIGYEISFTRYFYRPKALRTLAEIRADIEAEERRTVGLLDEILVDEDDWESQQ
- a CDS encoding type II toxin-antitoxin system Phd/YefM family antitoxin, encoding MDFVTVRELRSASAKVWERLEAGQDLIVTRNGRPFALLVHTAPAEIDAKLAALRPVGQADGARCRGSFSLALLAPDLECDDALFARD
- the cysT gene encoding sulfate ABC transporter permease subunit CysT, which produces MSAAVSFFNPTGQTRVLPGFGLSLGYTLIYLSLMVLLPLAAVFIQTASLTWAEFWAIVTAPRVVATYKLSFGAALLAAGINVVFGLMLAWSLVRYSFPGKKLVDALIDLPFALPTAVAGISLSALWAGNGWLGGLVAPFGIKVAFTPLGVLVALIFIGVPFVVRTVQPVLEDLETELEEAAASLGAQRRQTFTRVLLPVLTPALLTGFALAFARGVGEYGSVIFIAGNIPMVSEITPLIIITKLEQYDTSGATAVAVVMLLFSFMMLLAINLLQAWSGKRTGRNR
- a CDS encoding restriction endonuclease subunit S, coding for MREKGVVLRSQLREHENHNFIPEDLSSYKVVQPGDLVINKMKAWQGSMGISQWHGIVSPAYFVFTLDIQERDFSSRLLRSRPYVSFFGRASDGVRIGQWDLSISGMKRIPALIPPVAEQRQIGAFLTDFDRRINRAIRSKRRLIGLMEEQKQAIIHRTVTRGLDPGVRLKPSGFHWLGEVPRHWQLSRLKFVASDIVDCLHATPVYVDGAPYAAIRTADIEPGRVRMASARRISEAQYRLWTARLVPRAGDILYSREGERYGIAALVPEDVELCISQRMMVFRIVPEHSSGYVMWLLNCPEVYSQAAADMIGATAPHVNVSTIKNYVLALPPRDEQLAIVSAITDAVAPLDEAKARADREISLLREYRTRLVADVVTGQLDVRGVSLPPLPDADAEDPEAGLDDADDADLLEAAESLDDDGQD
- a CDS encoding sulfate ABC transporter substrate-binding protein, translated to MIGPIQLRSLILGTVLGLAPLCGAAAGATLLNVSYDPTRELYQAVNPAFIEAWQAKAGEALTIRQSHGGSGKQARAVIDGLDADVVTLALAYDIDAIAGKGLLDKDWQRRLPHNSSPYTSTIVFLVRKGNPKGIKDWGDLTKAGVSVITPNPKTSGGARWNYLAAWAWAEKHFGGDEAKVKDYIVSLYQNVPVLDSGARGSTTTFVQRGLGDVLLSWENEAFLALKEFDADKFEIVAPSLSILAEPPVAVVDKNVDRKGTRKAATAYLEFLYTPEGQLVAAENFYRPTDPAVAAQFKDRFPQIKLVNIGDLGGWAAAQKKHFADGGLFDQIYNPK